The Kineococcus mangrovi genome includes a region encoding these proteins:
- a CDS encoding IS1096 element passenger TnpR family protein, with the protein MPRRPDAPAPGSFGPSVLHASFDRARPDPAVAEPREETVTFRLRVSLDDVDPPVWRRLDVASDLTLDDVHDALQLAMGWTNSHLHGFRRFDAGSGEFDTPFLTSFEVAEGEDGVDEATVRLDQVLFAPGDRLEYAYDFGDGWGHTVLLEAELPHPEVAPGVVCTDGARACPPEDCGGPWGYQQVLDLARDRQEGRPVPVDLQHLLDAYPDLDPEHFSVEETNEAIAAGPVLPEPGGGHGLDTTGFPAELADVVRRLPAGTAHTLHDLVRRALPHGNLTAAPSSADQDGLLHDVLWVLDRVGDEGLPLTSAGYLKPVDVRAAFEAFDLDAEWIGAGNREVQTLPVLEFRGLLRSFGLVRTYRGRLLLTKLGRQLRGDQARLLAHLAAGLPVGKQEHERLPQLLVLLAVAAGRSPEAHEAWTFAAAVLDDLGWRLPERRLVWHDAIGPAAPTTTLLRRLGLPPVLGLREDPPPPGPALVAFARTALTTR; encoded by the coding sequence ATGCCCCGTCGCCCGGACGCCCCCGCTCCCGGCTCCTTCGGCCCCTCGGTCCTGCACGCGTCCTTCGACCGGGCACGGCCGGACCCGGCGGTCGCCGAACCGCGCGAGGAGACCGTCACGTTCCGACTCCGCGTGTCCCTCGACGACGTCGACCCGCCGGTCTGGCGGCGCCTGGACGTGGCGTCCGACCTGACGCTCGACGACGTCCACGACGCGCTGCAGCTGGCGATGGGCTGGACGAACTCGCACCTGCACGGCTTCCGCCGGTTCGACGCCGGCTCCGGGGAGTTCGACACGCCCTTCCTCACGAGTTTCGAGGTCGCCGAGGGCGAGGACGGGGTGGACGAGGCCACCGTCCGCCTCGACCAGGTGCTCTTCGCACCGGGCGACCGGCTGGAGTACGCGTACGACTTCGGTGACGGCTGGGGCCACACCGTCCTGCTCGAGGCCGAGCTCCCCCACCCCGAGGTCGCGCCGGGCGTCGTGTGCACCGACGGGGCGCGCGCCTGCCCGCCGGAGGACTGCGGCGGGCCGTGGGGTTACCAGCAGGTCCTCGACCTCGCCCGCGACCGGCAGGAGGGACGGCCCGTCCCCGTGGACCTGCAGCACCTCCTCGACGCCTACCCCGACCTCGACCCCGAGCACTTCTCGGTCGAGGAGACCAACGAGGCCATCGCGGCCGGCCCGGTCCTGCCCGAACCCGGCGGCGGCCACGGGCTCGACACGACGGGTTTCCCCGCGGAACTGGCGGACGTGGTGCGGCGGCTGCCCGCCGGTACGGCCCACACGCTGCACGACCTCGTGCGCCGAGCCCTCCCGCACGGCAACCTGACCGCCGCGCCGTCCTCGGCCGACCAGGACGGTCTGCTGCACGACGTCCTGTGGGTGCTGGACCGCGTCGGGGACGAGGGGCTGCCGCTGACGAGCGCGGGCTACCTCAAGCCCGTCGACGTCCGCGCGGCGTTCGAGGCGTTCGACCTCGACGCGGAGTGGATCGGTGCCGGCAACCGCGAGGTCCAGACGCTGCCGGTCCTGGAGTTCCGGGGACTCCTCCGGTCGTTCGGACTCGTCCGCACGTACCGCGGCCGGCTGCTGCTGACGAAGCTCGGCCGGCAGTTGCGGGGTGACCAGGCGCGGCTGCTCGCGCACCTCGCCGCCGGCCTCCCGGTGGGGAAACAGGAACACGAGCGGCTGCCGCAGCTCCTCGTGCTGCTGGCCGTCGCCGCGGGCCGGTCACCGGAGGCGCACGAGGCGTGGACGTTCGCCGCGGCGGTGCTGGACGACCTGGGGTGGCGGCTGCCGGAGCGCCGGCTGGTCTGGCACGACGCGATCGGGCCGGCCGCTCCGACGACCACGCTGCTGCGTCGGCTGGGCCTGCCGCCGGTGCTGGGCCTGCGCGAGGACCCACCGCCACCAGGCCCGGCCCTGGTCGCGTTCGCCCGGACCGCCCTGACCACGCGGTGA
- a CDS encoding nuclease-related domain-containing protein, translated as MGIAGGGAEEQARRASARVDRLRRELTAAELREQLAAAERAQHAWSAGAEGERLVAQTLAELERHGWRVLHDVHWPGRRFANLDHVAVGPGGVVVVDAKKWSGNVTVDDGHLRQNGYRREKELDGVARATAAVAALLPPRYRSAARGVLCLVDQPFRPTRTRSGVRVVGRAHLVGHLRSLDGTLTPAEVEELAQFLREQLDGARSPDLTTTAAVDTTTSPRHEPSARARRAPARRPVSRRPPARRRPRTVRSTRENALAVLLALVVLFVGSMLLTYFLAGVVAPALFTRFVAGILSGTVAAPGAGG; from the coding sequence GTGGGCATCGCGGGAGGTGGAGCGGAGGAGCAGGCGCGACGCGCGAGCGCGCGCGTGGACCGGCTGCGCCGCGAACTGACCGCCGCCGAGCTCCGCGAGCAGCTCGCCGCAGCGGAACGCGCCCAGCACGCCTGGTCGGCCGGCGCGGAGGGCGAGCGCCTCGTCGCGCAGACGCTGGCGGAGCTGGAACGGCACGGGTGGCGGGTGCTGCACGACGTCCACTGGCCGGGCCGGAGGTTCGCGAACCTCGACCACGTGGCGGTCGGTCCGGGTGGGGTCGTCGTGGTGGACGCGAAGAAGTGGTCCGGGAACGTCACCGTGGACGACGGTCACCTGCGCCAGAACGGGTACCGGCGCGAGAAGGAGCTGGACGGGGTGGCGCGGGCGACGGCGGCCGTCGCGGCGCTCCTGCCGCCCCGGTACCGGTCCGCGGCGCGCGGTGTCCTGTGCCTGGTGGACCAGCCGTTCCGACCGACCCGCACCCGCTCGGGGGTGCGGGTCGTGGGCCGCGCGCACCTCGTGGGGCACCTGCGCTCCCTCGACGGGACGTTGACCCCGGCCGAGGTCGAGGAGCTGGCGCAGTTCCTGCGCGAGCAGCTGGACGGCGCGCGCAGCCCGGACCTCACCACGACCGCGGCGGTCGACACCACGACGTCGCCGCGGCACGAACCGTCGGCACGGGCCCGTCGAGCCCCGGCACGGCGGCCGGTGTCGCGCCGCCCACCGGCCCGCCGCCGGCCACGGACGGTGCGGTCGACCCGCGAGAACGCGCTGGCGGTGCTGCTGGCGCTGGTCGTGCTGTTCGTCGGGTCGATGCTGCTCACGTACTTCCTGGCCGGGGTCGTGGCGCCGGCGCTGTTCACGCGCTTCGTGGCCGGGATCCTCAGCGGA